In Nicotiana tabacum cultivar K326 chromosome 11, ASM71507v2, whole genome shotgun sequence, a single window of DNA contains:
- the LOC107803585 gene encoding cytochrome P450 77A2-like — translation MDSFSTSSLSPYYHLIFTALAFALSSLIFLFSKKSKSKKLNLPPGPPGWPIIGNLFQVARSGKPFFQYVRDLRPKYGSIFTLKMGTRTMIIISSAELVHEALVQKGQVFASRPRENPTRTVFSCDKFTVNAAVYGPVWRSLRKNMVQNGLSSTKLKEFRNVRETAMDKMIEKIQVEAKANNGVVWVLKNARFAVFAILLAMCFGVEMDEQTIETIDQMMKTVLIVLDPRLDDYLPILSPFFSKQRKRAMDVRKQQIETIVPFIEKRRKILSNPESDETAASFSYLDTLFDVKVEGRNSAPTNPELVTLCSEFLNGGTDTTATAIEWAIARIIENPSIQSRLYEEIKNTVEDNKKVDEKDIEKMPYLNAVIKELLRKHPPTYFSLTHAVIEPAKLGGYDIPTDANVEIFLPGISDDPKLWSEPEKFDPDRFFLGKEEADITGVSGVKMIPFGMGRRICPGLNMATVHVSLMLARLVQEFEWSVYPENTKVDFSEKLEFTVVMKNTLRAKIKPRM, via the exons ATGGATTCTTTCTCAACTTCGTCACTTTCTCCTTATTATCATCTCATTTTCACTGCTTTAGCCTTTGCTCTTTCTAGTCTAATCTTCTTGTTTTCCAAaaaaagcaaatcaaagaaaCTGAATTTACCTCCTGGACCACCTGGATGGCCAATTATAGGTAATCTTTTTCAAGTAGCACGTTCTGGAAAACCATTTTTTCAGTACGTGAGAGATCTTCGTCCAAAATATGGTTCTATTTTTACCCTAAAAATGGGTACAAGAACCATGATTATTATCTCCAGTGCCGAGTTGGTCCACGAGGCACTGGTCCAGAAGGGTCAGGTTTTCGCGAGCAGACCTCGCGAAAACCCGACCAGGACCGTATTCAGCTGCGACAAGTTTACTGTAAACGCAGCTGTTTACGGGCCTGTTTGGCGGTCCTTGAGGAAAAACATGGTTCAAAACGGGCTGAGTTCAACGAAGCTAAAAGAATTTAGGAATGTGAGAGAAACCGCTATGGATAAAATGATCGAAAAAATTCAAGTAGAAGCTAAAGCAAataacggcgtcgtttgggtttTAAAAAATGCTAGGTTTGCTGTTTTTGCCATTCTTTTGGCAATGTGTTTTGGTGTAGAAATGGATGAACAGACGATTGAGACAATTGATCAAATGATGAAAACTGTGTTGATTGTTCTTGATCCAAGATTAGATGATTATCTTCCAATtttgagtccatttttctctAAACAAAGAAAACGTGCCATGGATGTACGGAAACAACAGATTGAGACCATCGTACCGTTCATTGAAAAACGTAGGAAAATTCTCAGCAACCCAGAATCTGATGAAACAGCAGCTTCATTCTCGTACCTTGACACACTTTTCGATGTCAAAGTCGAAG ggAGAAATTCAGCCCCAACAAATCCTGAACTAGTCACATTATGTTCAGAGTTCCTTAACGGTGGGACAGACACAACAGCAACAGCAATAGAATGGGCCATAGCAAGAATTATTGAAAACCCAAGTATACAATCAAGATTGTACGAAGAAATCAAAAACACAGTTGAGGACAACAAAAAAGTTGACGAGAAGGACATAGAAAAAATGCCATATTTAAACGCCgtaataaaagaattattacgTAAACATCCTCCTACGTACTTTTCACTGACTCATGCCGTAATTGAGCCAGCTAAATTAGGTGGGTACGATATACCCACCGATGCAAATGTGGAGATATTCCTACCTGGAATATCTGATGACCCGAAGTTATGGTCCGAACCTGAGAAGTTTGATCCGGATAGGTTCTTTTTGGGTAAGGAGGAAGCTGATATTACTGGTGTGAGCGGTGTGAAAATGATACCATTTGGTATGGGTCGGAGGATTTGCCCCGGTTTGAATATGGCTACGGTTCATGTGAGTTTGATGTTGGCCCGATTGGTTCAAGAATTCGAATGGTCCGTTTACCCGGAAAATACCAAAGTGGATTTTAGTGAAAAGTTGGAATTTACTGTGGTGATGAAAAATACTCTAAGAGCTAAGATTAAGCCTAGAATGTAA